Proteins encoded in a region of the Zea mays cultivar B73 chromosome 4, Zm-B73-REFERENCE-NAM-5.0, whole genome shotgun sequence genome:
- the LOC103653588 gene encoding uncharacterized protein isoform X2, with protein MPDAAVPWCSLLGPCPAPDYSSSSRRPLCLARIVVPLLPGFPYARARWCCPCSAWPRPPQSTTLLGHGRHAAPWFQLAILPARRSRPARPPTSLCATSSSSLFLQSVFLCWLAGFLLPAHPAHASPCVLCLRAARPSSQPWRRPKLLRVMCPAPFSAYARLARFPARPAFCSRSSLRAKLLARSFLELGPELFLSLCSCSPCRESLASSPAPFRINLVVVPRVSKKSQELGEVGG; from the coding sequence ATGCCTGATGCCGCTGTTCCCTGGTGCTCCCTGCTCGGTCCCTGCCCAGCGCCTGACTACAGCTCCAGCTCGCGGCGTCCCCTCTGCTTAGCCAGGATTGTCGTGCCTCTGCTCCCTGGTTTTCCCTACGCGCGAGCTCGCTGGTGTTGCCCCTGCTCCGCTTGGCCGCGTCCCCCTCAGTCCACCACTctgctcggccatggaagacacgcCGCACCCTGGTTCCAGCTCGCGATACTCCCTGCACGCCGGAGTCGCCCAGCTCGGCCACCTACCTCCCTATGCGCGACCTCCTCTAGCTCCCTGTTTCTCCAGAGTGTCTTCCTCTGTTGGCTCGCCGGCTTCCTGCTCCCTGCTCACCCAGCGCACGCTTCTCCTTGTGTGCTGTGCCTGCGTGCTGCTCGCCCTAGCTCCCAGCCATGGCGTCGGCCAAAGCTCCTGCGCGTTATGTGCCCAGCTCCCTTTTCCGCGTATGCGCGCTTAGCTCGCTTTCCTGCGCGCCCAGCGTTCTGCTCCCGCTCGTCCCTGCGCGCCAAGCTCCTTGCGCGGTCCTTCCTTGAGCTCGGTCCTGAGCTTTTCCTTTCTCTGTGCTCGTGCTCGCCGTGCCGTGAGTCACTGGCCAGCAGTCCAGCTCCCTTCAGAATCAATCTCGTCGTCGTTCCGCGCGTCAGCAAGAAATCTCAAGAGTTGGGTGAAGTCGGAGGCTAA